In a single window of the Penaeus chinensis breed Huanghai No. 1 chromosome 4, ASM1920278v2, whole genome shotgun sequence genome:
- the LOC125024985 gene encoding NHL repeat-containing protein 2-like — MEDRAENISELTLVCLDLAARLDEAEDAGERRAIVTEHIGNYVGVKIPMVEFEAGLEWFNVSRALTHAQDLKGRISVLDFFTYCCINCMHILPDLEALEERHPPEQGEVLVVGVHSAKFENERVSANILAAIERYHIHHPVVNDAEAKMWTELGIACWPTLLILDPNGHPVFILVGEGHRERLQLYVDCMVEYFSSNGSLTKLPVPLAPTAHCAATGSMLLYPGKVATYPGGLVISDTGHNRILLTDRMGNIKKVVGSGKQGMADGTFTCASFNNPQGVVYHSSNVIFVADTENHAIRKVDLNTEEVKTIAGTGKQGTDLEGGLQGPKQAISSPWDLCLSKSFGQAEDAVDNLLLVAMAGTHQIWGIFLTDGDWLKEGQNSSSATVQSHLPPPPSVPLIGGAPLPPPPPSGSLPPPPPPPSGPNPPLPPPPGPTAALPPPSPPVRPAPPPPTAAPSPPPPPGPPPPSGPLPPLSPVRPAPPPPLSAGSSAPPPPPPGIAPPVPLPPNRSSLAKTSVPETSSYSKGTVLRLAGSGAEENRNTTYPSRAGFAQPSGICVGVHQGNRALYVADAESSSVRMFSLTNGAVKAVVGGARDPLDLFAYGDVDGKGIDAKLQHPLGVTAVGESIYVTDSYNHKIKVLKPSGKSYIVTTVSSGSNEEKFNEPGGLCASEDGSSLYIADTNNHAIKVLSLEDNLVKQLQVRLTDEADSSSQDAVDPKSALEEVVKRVPVGLETQVVLRLVLALPEGAQLNKDAPNKWTITTTNQQITLPSSQGQLQEVTEVPVHLNINSETVPEMSLLVFATVYICLNTGVCTRATSSCVVKFVTVDQNEVGIEEKKIEVNLSVTDSVPKHQ, encoded by the exons GATTGGAATGGTTCAACGTATCAAGAGCTCTGACCCATGCGCAGGATCTCAAAGGCCGCATCTCTGTACTTGACTTTTTTACTTACTGCTGTATTAACTGCATGCACATCTTGCCTGATCTTGAGGCCTTAGAAGAGCGGCATCCTCCCGAGCAAGGGGAGGTTCTTGTG GTTGGTGTCCATTCTGCAAAATTTGAGAATGAGCGTGTATCAGCAAACATCTTGGCAGCCATTGAGAggtatcatattcatcatcctgTGGTGAACGATGCCGAAGCAAAGATGTGGACTGAGCTTGGCATTGCTTGTTGGCCAACACTCCTGATATTAG ATCCCAATGGTCATCCAGTATTTATACTTGTGGGAGAAGGCCACAGAGAACGTCTTCAGTTGTATGTGGACTGTATGGTGGAATATTTCTCCAGCAATGG aAGTTTAACCAAGTTACCAGTACCTTTGGCTCCAACAGCTCATTGTGCAGCAACTGGTTCTATGTTGCTTTACCCAGGAAAAGTTGCAACATATCCTGGTGGACTTGTCATTTCAGATACTGGACACAACAGGATTTTGTTGACTGATAGGATGGGTAATATAAag AAAGTTGTAGGATCTGGCAAACAAGGGATGGCAGATGGAACATTCACCTGTGCAAGCTTCAACAATCCTCAGGGGGTGGTTTACCATTCTTCAAATGTTATATTTGTAGCTGACACAGAAAACCATGCAATTAGAAAG GTGGATTTAAACACGGAGGAAGTAAAAACAATTGCTGGCACCGGCAAGCAAGGAACTGACCTGGAGGGAGGTTTACAGGGGCCAAAGCAG GCCATATCATCTCCATGGGATCTCTGCTTGAGCAAAAGTTTCGGTCAGGCTGAAGATGCAGTTGATAACTTGCTTTTAGTGGCCATGGCTGGGACACATCAGATCTGGGGCATATTTCTGACTGATGGTGATTGGCTCAAGGAAGG TCAAAATTCATCTTCAGCAACTGTGCAGTCACActtgccaccaccaccatcagtacCACTCATAGGAGGTGCACCcctgcctcccccacctccaaGCGGAtcactacctcctccacctccacccccatcaGGACCAaatcctccactacctcctcctccaggccCAACGGCAGCCCTACCACCCCCTTCACCACCCGTCCGACCTGCTCCACCGCCCCCAACAGCtgcaccctctcctccaccacctccaggCCCTCCACCACCTTCAGGACCTCTACCACCTCTGTCCCCAGTACGACCAGCTCCCCCACCACCTCTTTCTGCAGGCTCGtcagctccacctccacctccaccgggAATAGCACCACCAGTGCCTCTGCCTCCAAACAGAAGTAGTCTAGCAAAGACATCAGTGCCAGAAACtag CTCATACAGCAAGGGAACCGTATTGAGGCTTGCTGGAAGTGGTGCTGAGGAAAACCGCAACACTACATATCCTAGCCGAGCAGGCTTTGCACAACCATCGGGAATATGTGTTGGAGTGCACCAAGGGAATCGTGCATTATACGTTGCAGATGCGGAGAGCTCATCTGTTCGGATGTTCAGTTTGACCAATGGTGCAGTAAAAGCTGTTGTCGGTGGTGCAAGAGATCCACTT GATTTGTTTGCatatggtgatgttgatgggaaGGGTATTGATGCAAAGTTGCAGCATCCCCTAGGTGTAACAGCTGTTGGAGAATCAATTTACGTTACAGATTCTTATAACCATAAA ATAAAGGTTTTGAAACCCTCTGGTAAATCCTACATTGTAACAACTGTTTCAAGTGGatcaaatgaagaaaag TTCAATGAGCCAGGAGGACTCTGTGCAAGTGAAGATGGCTCAAGTTTATACATTGCTGACACCAATAATCATGCTATTAAGGTGCTGTCACTCGAGGACAACTTAGTGAAGCAG TTACAAGTAAGACTGACTGATGAGGCAGACAGCTCAAGTCAAGATGCAGTAGACCCAAAGTCTGCTCTGGAGGAAGTGGTGAAGAGGGTCCCTGTAGGTCTTGAGACTCAGGTTGTCCTCAGACTAGTGTTAGCCCTTCCTGAAGGTGCTCAACTTAACAAAGATGCTCCTAATAAGTGGACCATAACAACGACTA ATCAGCAAATAACTTTACCATCATCTCAGGGCCAATTACAAGAAGTGACAGAAGTACCTGTCCATCTAAATATAAATTCTGAAACTGTTCCTGAAATGAGTCTCCTTGTCTTTGCTACTGTGTACATTTGCCTCAACACTGGAGTCTGTACTCGTGCAACATCATCATGTGTAGTCAAGTTTGTAACTGTTGACCAAAATGAAGTTggaatagaggagaagaaaatagaagttaATCTCAGTGTTACAGATAGTGTACCTAAACATCAGTGA